One Burkholderia sp. PAMC 26561 genomic window carries:
- a CDS encoding efflux RND transporter periplasmic adaptor subunit, which produces MFSLLPRVERRTVSFRAALVGSIGVVAVVTLAACGKKDAPAVVLRPVVAVAAQADTRASQSSLPGTIESRYSTPLSFRVGGKIIERRVRLGDRVKAGDVVARLDPADNTKNAAAAAAQLSAAQHQLTYAEQQVTRDRVQAQESLISRAQLEQTENAYAAALAQRNQAQAQSALSQDQLKYTTLIADKAGVITAEQADTGQNVSAGQAVYNLAWSGETDVVADVPETALASLAVGQNATVSIGALAGKKFAARVREVSPAADAQSRTYRVRLTLEAPTPEVRLGMTADVAFAQSTASASGTPGQSFTLPSTALFHAGNLPAVWVVKADNALELRRVEVSRYGERTVTVSQGIAAGERIVWQGVHTVSAGEKVRVVPPLHPEDFAS; this is translated from the coding sequence ATGTTCTCGCTGTTACCGCGGGTTGAACGCCGCACGGTTTCCTTCCGTGCAGCGCTTGTCGGATCTATTGGCGTGGTCGCCGTCGTGACGTTGGCCGCGTGCGGCAAGAAGGACGCGCCGGCCGTTGTCTTGCGTCCGGTGGTCGCCGTCGCAGCACAGGCCGATACCCGCGCGTCGCAATCGTCGTTGCCCGGAACCATCGAATCGCGTTATTCCACGCCGCTGTCGTTTCGTGTCGGCGGGAAGATCATTGAGCGCCGCGTGCGGCTTGGCGACCGGGTGAAAGCCGGTGACGTCGTGGCGCGCCTCGATCCCGCCGACAACACCAAGAACGCCGCCGCAGCCGCCGCTCAACTCTCCGCGGCGCAGCACCAGTTGACCTACGCCGAGCAGCAGGTCACGCGCGACCGGGTACAGGCACAGGAAAGCCTGATCTCGCGCGCGCAGCTCGAACAGACCGAAAACGCGTATGCCGCAGCGCTCGCGCAGCGCAATCAGGCGCAAGCGCAGTCGGCGTTATCGCAGGATCAGTTGAAGTACACCACGCTCATCGCCGACAAAGCCGGCGTCATCACCGCTGAACAGGCCGACACGGGGCAGAACGTGTCAGCGGGACAAGCCGTCTACAACCTCGCATGGAGCGGCGAGACCGATGTGGTGGCCGATGTGCCGGAGACGGCGCTTGCCTCGCTTGCAGTCGGGCAGAACGCTACGGTCAGCATCGGCGCGCTTGCCGGCAAGAAATTTGCCGCACGCGTGCGCGAAGTGTCCCCCGCCGCCGATGCACAGAGCCGCACGTACCGCGTAAGGCTCACGCTCGAAGCGCCCACGCCGGAAGTCCGGCTTGGCATGACCGCCGATGTCGCCTTCGCGCAGAGTACGGCTTCGGCTTCCGGCACCCCGGGACAGTCATTCACGCTGCCTTCCACGGCACTGTTTCATGCCGGAAACTTGCCCGCCGTGTGGGTCGTGAAGGCGGACAACGCGCTTGAATTGCGTCGCGTGGAAGTGTCGCGTTATGGCGAGCGCACCGTGACCGTATCGCAGGGAATCGCGGCGGGCGAGCGCATCGTATGGCAAGGCGTCCATACCGTTTCCGCCGGCGAAAAGGTTCGCGTGGTCCCGCCCTTGCATCCGGAAGATTTCGCGTCATGA
- a CDS encoding efflux transporter outer membrane subunit — protein sequence MRFSLAAFGVAAALSACSFGPDGTPPILPPVPHYGVSAQPARTVMAEGVTQTFDANAKPVPDWWKLYQSDALNALVDEGLRNSPNLAAADKSLAAAREQLRAQVGSSMLPSIDLGGQANRERAIGVPNFGPPTVLYNLFVGQIRAQYTFDLFGAARLADRALAAQVDSQSWQFDAARRALAANIVTGAISAAALHAQIDTTERLVVLADEDARDTQRRFELGSASRSDALNAQSGAASLAASLPGLRAQWLSTRHALAVLLGRTPDQAPPDLDLAALTVPANVPVVVPSDLLASRPDIQAADALLKAAAAQVGVATAQMYPSLSLSAQMGKAGFSWPTALSDAGAIWGIGASLSQPLFHGGALLAQKRAAQASYEAAVSQYKQTVLTAFRNVADSLAALEQDNQALNFADTASRTSMSVFTDSAARARLGAIPPSSVRASERQYRNARLDAIRYESARLTDTALLFQAMGSPNGGTANVAAASAK from the coding sequence ATGCGTTTTTCCCTGGCTGCCTTTGGCGTTGCAGCCGCCCTGTCCGCCTGTTCGTTTGGCCCGGACGGAACGCCGCCCATATTACCGCCGGTACCGCACTACGGCGTATCGGCGCAACCCGCGCGCACTGTGATGGCCGAAGGCGTGACACAGACCTTCGATGCCAACGCGAAACCCGTTCCCGACTGGTGGAAGCTCTACCAGTCGGACGCGCTGAACGCTCTCGTCGACGAAGGCCTGCGCAACAGCCCGAACCTCGCCGCCGCCGATAAAAGCCTCGCCGCCGCCCGCGAACAACTGCGGGCGCAAGTCGGCTCGTCGATGCTGCCGAGCATCGACCTGGGCGGACAGGCCAACCGCGAACGTGCGATCGGCGTGCCGAATTTCGGGCCGCCGACCGTGCTCTACAACCTGTTCGTCGGCCAGATCCGCGCGCAGTACACGTTCGATCTGTTCGGCGCGGCGCGGCTCGCCGACCGCGCGCTGGCGGCGCAGGTGGACAGCCAGTCCTGGCAATTCGATGCCGCTCGTCGAGCGCTCGCCGCGAACATCGTGACCGGCGCAATCAGTGCGGCCGCGTTGCACGCGCAGATCGACACAACGGAGCGCCTCGTCGTTCTCGCCGATGAAGACGCGCGCGACACGCAACGCCGCTTCGAACTCGGCTCGGCGTCGCGCTCGGACGCGCTCAATGCGCAATCGGGCGCGGCTTCGTTGGCTGCGTCGCTTCCCGGCTTGCGCGCCCAATGGCTTTCGACGCGTCACGCGCTCGCCGTCCTGCTCGGCCGTACGCCCGATCAGGCGCCCCCCGATCTCGATCTGGCGGCGCTCACGGTCCCGGCGAACGTGCCGGTCGTGGTGCCATCGGACCTGCTTGCCAGCCGGCCCGACATCCAGGCCGCCGATGCCTTGCTCAAAGCCGCCGCCGCGCAGGTCGGCGTGGCGACCGCGCAGATGTACCCGAGCCTGTCGCTGTCGGCGCAAATGGGGAAAGCCGGGTTCAGCTGGCCCACGGCGCTATCCGACGCGGGCGCCATCTGGGGCATCGGCGCGTCACTTTCGCAGCCGCTTTTCCATGGCGGCGCGCTGCTCGCGCAAAAGCGCGCGGCGCAGGCGAGCTACGAAGCCGCGGTGTCGCAATACAAGCAGACGGTGCTGACCGCATTCCGCAACGTCGCCGATTCTCTTGCGGCGCTCGAGCAGGACAACCAGGCGCTGAATTTCGCCGATACCGCCAGCCGCACCTCCATGAGCGTCTTTACCGATTCGGCGGCCCGTGCGCGGCTCGGCGCAATCCCGCCGTCGTCGGTTCGGGCGAGCGAGCGGCAGTATCGAAATGCCAGGCTCGATGCAATCCGCTACGAAAGCGCGCGCCTGACCGATACCGCGCTGCTCTTCCAGGCGATGGGCTCGCCGAACGGCGGTACAGCGAACGTGGCTGCGGCGAGCGCCAAATGA
- a CDS encoding efflux RND transporter permease subunit, translating into MSDQEGKQTRGTSAAEAAAASGDYRHEEGRFNLSAWALRHQALVVFLIAMATIFGVLAYTRLAQSEDPPFTFRVMVIQTFWPGATARQMQEQVTDKIAKKLQETPSTDFLRSYSRPGESLLFFTMKDGAPAKEVPEEWYQVRKKVGDIAYTLPPGVQGPYFNDEFGDVFTNIYTLDGDGFSPAQLHDYADSLRTVLLRVPGVAKVNYFGDQDERVYVEISNTQLTRLGISPQQIAQAIDGQNAVAPAGTMNTPNDRVFVRPSGQITDMAALADTLIRVNGRSFRLGDIAAIKRGYLDPPSTQMRSGEKPVLGIGITMQPGQDVVRLGKALDAQVAQLRTQLPAGLVLNEVSSMPHAVSKSVDDFLEAVAEAVVIVLIVSLVSLGFRTGMVVVISIPVVLAVTALFMYLFDIGLHKVSLGTLILALGLLVDDAIIAVEMMAVKLEQGWNRSRAAAYAYTSTAFPMLTGTLVTVGGFLPIALAKSSTGEYTRSIFEVSAIALIASWFAAVVLIPLLGYKLLPERKREAHHAHDHEHDIYNTKFYTRLRGWLAWCIERRFVVLGITLVLFVIAMAGFTLVPQQFFPSSDRSELLVDVRLQEGASFEATLRETRRLEKVLEGRPEIDHIVNFVGTGAPRFYLPLDQQLPQPNFAQFVITAKSVEDREKLASWLGPVLREKFSSIRTRLSRLENGPPVGYPVQFRVSGDDLPTVRGIAEKVFAEMRADSGTANVQYDWDEPSERSVRFQIDQKKARELGVSSQDVSNFLAMQFTGYTVTQYRVRDKLISVDLRAPQSERVDPAKLATLAMPTPNGPVPLGTIGHVVNDLEYGVIWERDRQPTITVQSDVSAGAQGIDVTHAIEKKLDTLRASLPVGYRIEVGGPVEESGKGQASINAQMPIMVIVVLTLLMIQLQSFARVMMVVLTAPLGLIGVVITLLLFNKPFGFVAMLGVIAMFGIIMRNSVILVDQIEQDIAAGHPRFDAIVGATVRRFRPITLTAAAAVLALIPLLRSNFFGPMATALMGGITSATVLTLFYLPALYAASFRVKRHERADYQEPTTPDAGNGGRS; encoded by the coding sequence ATGAGCGATCAAGAGGGCAAACAGACGCGCGGCACCTCCGCCGCCGAGGCAGCGGCGGCTTCCGGCGATTATCGTCACGAAGAAGGCCGCTTCAATCTCTCCGCGTGGGCGTTGCGGCATCAGGCGCTGGTCGTCTTCCTGATCGCCATGGCGACGATCTTCGGCGTGCTTGCTTACACGCGGCTCGCACAATCCGAAGATCCGCCGTTCACGTTCCGCGTGATGGTCATCCAGACCTTCTGGCCGGGCGCAACCGCGCGCCAGATGCAGGAACAGGTCACCGACAAGATCGCGAAGAAGCTGCAGGAAACGCCATCGACGGACTTCCTGCGCAGCTACTCGCGCCCCGGCGAATCGCTTCTGTTCTTCACGATGAAAGACGGCGCACCTGCGAAGGAGGTGCCCGAAGAGTGGTATCAGGTGCGCAAGAAAGTCGGCGATATTGCGTACACGCTGCCCCCGGGCGTGCAAGGCCCCTACTTCAACGATGAATTCGGCGACGTCTTCACCAACATCTACACGCTGGACGGCGACGGCTTTTCGCCTGCGCAGCTTCACGATTACGCCGACTCGTTGCGCACGGTCCTGCTGCGCGTGCCGGGCGTCGCGAAGGTCAATTATTTCGGCGATCAGGACGAGCGCGTTTATGTAGAGATATCGAATACGCAATTGACCCGGCTTGGCATTTCGCCGCAGCAGATCGCGCAGGCTATCGACGGGCAAAACGCCGTCGCCCCCGCCGGCACCATGAACACGCCGAACGACCGCGTATTCGTGCGCCCGAGCGGCCAGATCACCGACATGGCCGCGCTCGCCGACACGCTCATCCGCGTGAACGGCCGCTCGTTCCGCCTTGGCGACATCGCGGCGATCAAGCGCGGTTATCTCGATCCACCTTCCACGCAAATGCGTTCGGGCGAAAAGCCTGTACTCGGCATCGGCATCACGATGCAGCCCGGCCAGGACGTCGTGCGTCTGGGCAAGGCGCTCGACGCACAGGTGGCGCAACTGCGCACGCAACTTCCCGCCGGCCTCGTGCTGAACGAAGTGTCGAGCATGCCGCACGCGGTATCGAAGTCGGTGGACGATTTTCTCGAGGCGGTGGCCGAAGCTGTCGTGATCGTGCTGATCGTGAGTCTCGTGTCGCTGGGTTTTCGTACCGGCATGGTCGTCGTGATCTCGATTCCGGTCGTGCTCGCGGTGACCGCCCTCTTCATGTATCTCTTCGATATCGGCCTGCACAAGGTCTCTCTGGGCACGTTGATTCTCGCGCTGGGCCTCCTGGTCGACGACGCGATCATCGCGGTCGAGATGATGGCCGTAAAGCTCGAACAAGGATGGAACCGCTCGCGCGCCGCGGCTTATGCCTACACGAGCACCGCCTTCCCCATGCTCACCGGCACGCTCGTCACCGTCGGCGGCTTCCTGCCTATCGCGCTTGCAAAATCGAGCACGGGTGAATACACGCGCTCGATCTTCGAGGTATCGGCGATCGCGCTCATTGCATCCTGGTTCGCGGCAGTCGTGCTGATTCCGCTGCTTGGCTACAAGCTGTTGCCCGAACGCAAGCGCGAGGCACATCACGCGCATGATCACGAACACGATATCTACAACACGAAGTTCTATACGCGGCTGCGCGGCTGGCTCGCGTGGTGTATCGAGCGGCGCTTTGTCGTGCTTGGCATCACGCTCGTGCTGTTTGTCATTGCCATGGCGGGCTTCACGCTCGTGCCGCAACAGTTCTTCCCGAGTTCGGATCGTTCGGAACTGCTCGTCGATGTCCGGCTGCAGGAAGGCGCCTCGTTCGAAGCTACGTTGCGCGAGACCAGGCGTCTGGAAAAGGTGCTCGAAGGACGTCCGGAGATAGATCACATCGTGAACTTCGTCGGCACTGGTGCGCCGCGTTTTTATCTGCCGCTCGACCAGCAATTGCCGCAACCGAACTTTGCGCAGTTCGTGATCACCGCGAAGTCCGTGGAAGACCGCGAGAAACTCGCAAGCTGGCTGGGACCCGTTTTGCGCGAGAAGTTTTCATCGATAAGAACACGCCTTTCACGGCTCGAAAACGGTCCGCCGGTCGGCTATCCCGTGCAGTTTCGCGTGAGCGGCGACGATTTGCCGACCGTGCGCGGCATCGCGGAAAAGGTTTTCGCCGAAATGCGCGCCGACAGCGGCACGGCCAACGTTCAATACGACTGGGACGAACCATCGGAGCGCTCGGTGCGCTTTCAGATCGACCAGAAGAAAGCGCGTGAACTCGGCGTCAGTTCGCAAGACGTGTCCAATTTCCTCGCGATGCAATTCACGGGCTACACGGTCACGCAGTATCGGGTGCGCGACAAGCTGATCAGCGTCGACCTGCGTGCGCCGCAAAGCGAACGCGTCGATCCGGCGAAACTCGCCACGCTTGCCATGCCCACACCGAACGGTCCCGTGCCGCTCGGGACCATTGGGCATGTGGTGAACGACCTGGAATACGGCGTGATCTGGGAGCGCGATCGACAGCCGACCATCACCGTGCAATCCGATGTCAGCGCGGGTGCGCAAGGCATCGACGTGACGCATGCCATCGAGAAAAAACTCGATACGCTGCGCGCGAGCCTGCCGGTCGGTTACAGGATCGAAGTCGGCGGCCCGGTCGAAGAAAGCGGCAAGGGTCAGGCTTCCATCAACGCGCAAATGCCGATCATGGTGATCGTCGTGCTGACGCTCTTGATGATCCAGTTGCAGAGCTTCGCACGCGTGATGATGGTCGTGCTGACCGCGCCGCTCGGGCTGATCGGCGTGGTGATCACGCTGCTGCTTTTCAACAAGCCATTCGGTTTTGTCGCGATGCTCGGCGTGATCGCCATGTTCGGCATCATCATGCGCAATTCGGTGATCCTCGTGGATCAGATCGAGCAGGACATCGCGGCGGGGCATCCGCGTTTCGATGCCATCGTCGGTGCAACCGTGCGGCGCTTCCGGCCAATCACACTGACCGCAGCAGCCGCCGTCCTCGCGCTGATTCCGCTCTTGCGCAGCAACTTCTTCGGGCCGATGGCCACCGCACTGATGGGTGGCATCACGAGCGCGACCGTGCTTACGCTGTTCTATTTGCCGGCATTGTATGCGGCGTCGTTCAGAGTGAAGCGCCATGAGCGCGCGGATTACCAGGAACCCACTACGCCCGATGCTGGAAACGGAGGCCGGTCATGA